A stretch of Clostridium sp. BJN0001 DNA encodes these proteins:
- a CDS encoding transcription repressor NadR: MESKQRRENIYKLLVESNVPIKGSEIAKKYNVTRQVIVKDIAILRAKGDKIIATPDGYIIHTHTDSERVKAVIAVMHNDKGLYDEMSTIIKYGGIVEDVIVEHPLYGEIRGMLMVKNYNEVTKFCDKCKKKKAKLLSVLTNGIHLHTISAETKEQINDIIKELKEKKIIISE, translated from the coding sequence GTGGAATCAAAGCAAAGAAGAGAAAATATTTATAAATTATTAGTGGAAAGCAATGTTCCTATAAAAGGAAGTGAAATTGCAAAAAAGTATAATGTAACAAGACAGGTAATAGTTAAAGATATTGCAATATTGAGAGCAAAAGGCGATAAAATAATAGCTACTCCAGATGGTTATATTATACATACACATACAGATTCTGAGAGAGTAAAAGCAGTTATAGCTGTAATGCATAATGATAAAGGATTATATGATGAGATGAGTACTATAATTAAATATGGTGGAATTGTTGAAGATGTAATTGTTGAACATCCTCTTTACGGAGAAATAAGAGGTATGCTTATGGTAAAAAACTATAATGAAGTGACTAAATTTTGCGATAAATGCAAAAAGAAGAAAGCAAAGCTTTTGTCAGTTTTAACAAATGGAATTCATCTTCATACAATTTCAGCAGAAACAAAAGAACAAATTAATGATATAATAAAAGAGCTTAAAGAGAAAAAAATTATTATTTCAGAGTAG
- a CDS encoding FAD-dependent oxidoreductase, with amino-acid sequence MDYDVLILGGGIIGCAIAYNLSKYNINIALIEKKSDIADDISVANTAVIYDGAETDDDIMASLEKCGMEIIKNDCKKFDVYYKKTGAFRISKDKTEVNKIDKILNRAVGRNIKGVSIKYPEDIKKIDPNFNINVNNALYSENVSVINPYDLTISYAEVAADNNVTFKLEEKVINIKSISQGFKVTTNKNKFTCKIVINTIPSEFCENIDKDDTYKSLDRKMNYILFNNMDNAHMPDSVIINDINSNLFIISIPTSSKATLIGIKGKKQKPTLNESINYAKQIFGNIKPEQILNVFTENYGKDNIRIDNSNIDEGYIKVTGSHYSKITIAPAIASIIEKNLKNKINITLKKDYVDKRRETYVFNNMTNEERNNIIKIDKRYGNIVCTCHNITEGEIIDSIRRPLGARTLKGVKRRTGISIGNCNGSYCNMKIMKILAREMDTSLINIVEDSADSQIITSKIKQFNEI; translated from the coding sequence ATGGATTATGATGTATTAATTTTGGGCGGAGGAATTATAGGATGTGCTATAGCTTATAATTTATCTAAATATAATATAAATATAGCACTTATAGAAAAGAAATCAGATATAGCTGATGACATATCTGTAGCTAATACTGCTGTAATATATGATGGAGCAGAAACAGATGATGACATAATGGCTTCTTTAGAAAAGTGTGGTATGGAAATAATAAAAAATGATTGTAAAAAATTTGATGTTTATTACAAAAAAACTGGAGCTTTTAGAATTTCAAAAGATAAGACTGAAGTTAATAAAATTGATAAGATATTAAATCGTGCAGTTGGAAGAAATATAAAAGGAGTATCAATAAAATACCCTGAAGATATAAAAAAAATAGATCCAAATTTTAATATAAATGTTAATAATGCATTGTATTCAGAGAATGTATCGGTTATAAACCCTTATGATCTTACTATTTCATATGCAGAAGTTGCTGCAGATAATAATGTAACATTTAAACTTGAAGAAAAAGTAATTAATATAAAAAGTATATCTCAAGGTTTTAAAGTTACTACGAATAAAAATAAATTCACATGTAAAATAGTAATTAATACAATACCAAGTGAATTTTGTGAAAATATTGATAAAGATGATACTTATAAGAGTTTAGACAGAAAAATGAATTATATTCTTTTTAATAATATGGATAATGCGCATATGCCTGATAGTGTAATAATAAATGATATTAATAGTAATTTATTTATTATAAGTATTCCTACATCATCTAAAGCTACTCTTATAGGAATAAAAGGAAAAAAACAGAAGCCTACTCTTAATGAAAGTATTAATTATGCAAAGCAGATTTTTGGCAATATAAAACCTGAACAAATATTAAATGTTTTTACTGAAAATTATGGTAAAGATAATATTCGTATAGATAATAGTAATATAGATGAGGGTTATATAAAAGTTACTGGAAGTCATTATAGCAAAATAACAATTGCTCCTGCGATTGCATCTATAATTGAAAAAAATTTAAAAAATAAAATTAATATAACATTAAAAAAAGATTATGTGGATAAAAGAAGAGAAACTTATGTTTTTAATAATATGACTAATGAGGAAAGAAATAATATTATAAAAATAGATAAAAGGTATGGGAATATAGTATGTACATGCCATAATATAACAGAAGGTGAAATAATAGATTCTATTAGAAGACCTTTAGGTGCAAGGACGTTAAAAGGAGTAAAAAGACGAACAGGTATATCTATTGGAAACTGTAATGGCTCATATTGTAATATGAAAATAATGAAGATATTAGCTAGAGAGATGGATACAAGTTTAATAAATATAGTTGAAGATTCAGCAGATTCACAAATTATAACTAGCAAAATAAAACAATTTAATGAAATATAG
- a CDS encoding DUF1667 domain-containing protein translates to MKEDIFTSVVRVKGNDKYKIVPVKSSKKMRLSLWKEVSKVLSRIYVSTPIESGSIICKNILNTGIDIIAVKNILT, encoded by the coding sequence ATGAAAGAAGATATATTTACAAGTGTTGTAAGAGTAAAAGGAAATGATAAGTATAAGATAGTTCCTGTAAAGAGTAGTAAAAAAATGCGATTATCATTATGGAAAGAAGTTTCAAAAGTATTAAGCAGAATATATGTAAGTACTCCTATAGAAAGTGGAAGTATAATTTGTAAAAATATATTAAATACAGGAATAGATATAATTGCCGTTAAAAATATATTGACATAA
- the addB gene encoding helicase-exonuclease AddAB subunit AddB, with protein sequence MSFRFIYGRSGSGKTMQCILEIKNIIDKAENDSKLLLIVPEQYTFVTENKILKYIGEKALLRTQVLSFKKMAHMVFDEIGGRAKSIINESGKRMLINKVLNQNIESLDYLKKISKRHGFNDVVSEIISEFKKYNVSYDSLYNVSQEIDKKELSEKLNDLATIYQKLDEKMHANYIDSDDELTLLYKLLMKDNIFKDSYIWVDEFSTFIPQQLNILEILAKGAKEMNVTLTLDKKSSNESIFLPVLKTESKLLKLVENNNISYKKPMFLSESDNFRFKNSKELLYIEKYFFAYPIKTYDGKVNNVSIYKANNTYEEIEKVAQRIIEFVRDKNYRYKDICVVCRNIDDYDKITAAIFDEYDIPYFIDRKLNLAGNPLIIFITSIFEILISNFSYESMFRYLKSGLLNIDRADIDNLENFVLERGIKGYSWIEYKKDDQIEENEKEMCCLMKKISHPLKDFFDKISKKNTVKNICTNLYNFLNDMNVFEKIDSWIDEFSEKKLEYKVREYSQIEQIVMDTLDQAVDVIGDDIIDVKEFYQILNYGFSNQEIGVIPVALDQVNIGDVGRVKGKDAKIVFIVGVNDGVFPSNRKEEGILKDDDRNILNSLGITLASDTRKKVYEEEFTLYTALTISSEYLFLSYPIADFEGKSLRPSVVIPKMKKIFKNIHEQSSIYDLQNEDNNYKKIVAPIPTFNDLILAIRRDFEKKDVERYWPSVFKWYKNDDRFKGKIEIMFDGINYTNIGDTVNKNKLRELYKNDVGKLSFSVSRVEKYASCPFSYFIQYGLKAKNRKLYEFTPPDIGSLVHDILDRFTKRIKSEGILWSELDNTKCKNYVDSLIQERLDQNNNSILLSSKRYKHFAKRITNVISKSILVLSKQISNGQFEVFKTEYPFTDKSLELNDNEKVYFEGRIDRIDTLDLDGNVYIRIIDYKTGNKKFDLNELYYGIQIQLLVYLDILLKNSEKILNSQARPGAVLYFKVDDPIIQTNSTISKEEAERKILEKLKLKGLLIKDIKVIKAMDKDIGTSSLIIPASIKKDDSFYAKSSVITEDDFDILRNYVNKKMKDLCEEMLSGKISINPIKNCNITYCSYCEYAAICQFDTNISGNKYNAIKARSKKEVWQDIKDKLEKEKK encoded by the coding sequence ATGAGTTTTAGGTTTATTTATGGAAGATCAGGTTCAGGCAAAACAATGCAATGTATATTAGAGATAAAAAACATTATAGACAAAGCTGAAAATGATTCTAAACTTCTTTTAATAGTTCCAGAACAATATACATTTGTTACTGAAAATAAAATACTAAAATATATAGGTGAAAAAGCTCTTTTAAGGACACAGGTATTAAGCTTTAAAAAAATGGCTCATATGGTGTTTGATGAGATAGGTGGAAGAGCTAAAAGTATAATCAATGAATCAGGAAAAAGAATGCTTATAAATAAAGTTTTAAATCAAAATATTGAATCACTTGATTATTTAAAAAAAATATCAAAAAGACATGGTTTTAATGATGTTGTCTCTGAAATAATATCAGAATTTAAAAAATATAATGTATCATATGATAGCCTTTATAATGTTTCACAGGAAATAGATAAAAAGGAACTATCGGAGAAATTAAATGATCTTGCAACTATCTATCAGAAGCTAGATGAAAAAATGCATGCAAATTATATAGATAGTGATGATGAGCTTACTTTATTATATAAGCTTCTCATGAAAGATAATATATTTAAAGATTCTTATATATGGGTGGATGAATTTTCTACATTTATTCCGCAACAGCTTAACATATTAGAAATACTTGCAAAAGGTGCTAAAGAGATGAATGTTACTCTTACTCTTGATAAAAAGTCTTCTAATGAATCGATATTTTTACCAGTATTAAAAACAGAATCAAAATTATTAAAACTTGTAGAAAATAATAATATATCATATAAAAAACCTATGTTTCTAAGTGAAAGTGATAATTTTAGATTTAAGAATAGTAAAGAACTTTTATATATTGAAAAGTATTTTTTTGCTTATCCAATAAAAACATATGATGGTAAAGTAAATAATGTTTCCATATATAAGGCTAACAATACTTATGAAGAGATAGAAAAAGTGGCTCAAAGAATTATAGAATTTGTAAGAGATAAGAATTATAGATATAAAGATATTTGTGTAGTATGTAGAAATATTGATGATTATGATAAAATAACTGCTGCTATTTTTGACGAATATGATATTCCATATTTTATAGATAGAAAATTAAATCTTGCAGGAAATCCTCTTATTATTTTTATAACTTCTATTTTTGAAATTCTTATTAGTAATTTTTCATATGAAAGTATGTTTAGATATCTTAAATCTGGACTTTTAAATATTGATAGGGCTGATATTGATAATTTAGAAAATTTTGTACTTGAGCGTGGCATAAAGGGATATTCATGGATTGAATACAAAAAAGATGATCAAATTGAGGAAAATGAAAAAGAAATGTGTTGCCTTATGAAAAAAATTTCTCATCCGCTTAAAGATTTTTTTGATAAAATATCTAAGAAAAATACTGTGAAAAATATTTGTACAAATTTATATAATTTTTTAAATGATATGAACGTATTTGAAAAAATTGACTCATGGATAGATGAGTTTAGTGAAAAAAAACTTGAATATAAAGTAAGAGAATATAGTCAGATAGAGCAAATAGTAATGGATACATTAGATCAAGCAGTAGATGTTATTGGAGATGACATTATTGATGTAAAGGAATTTTATCAGATACTCAATTATGGATTTTCAAATCAAGAAATAGGAGTTATTCCTGTAGCGCTTGATCAGGTAAATATAGGAGATGTAGGAAGAGTAAAGGGCAAAGATGCTAAGATAGTATTTATTGTTGGAGTAAATGATGGTGTATTCCCTAGTAATAGAAAAGAAGAGGGAATATTAAAAGATGATGATAGAAATATTTTAAATTCATTAGGAATTACTCTTGCGTCTGATACTAGAAAAAAAGTTTATGAAGAAGAATTTACTCTTTATACAGCACTCACTATAAGTAGTGAATATTTATTTTTATCATATCCAATTGCGGATTTTGAAGGAAAATCTTTAAGACCATCAGTAGTAATTCCTAAAATGAAAAAAATATTTAAAAATATTCATGAACAAAGTAGTATTTATGATTTGCAAAATGAAGATAATAATTATAAAAAAATTGTTGCACCAATACCAACTTTTAATGATCTTATTCTTGCAATAAGAAGGGACTTTGAAAAAAAAGATGTAGAAAGATATTGGCCTTCAGTTTTCAAATGGTATAAAAATGATGATAGATTTAAAGGCAAAATAGAAATAATGTTTGATGGTATTAATTATACTAATATAGGAGATACTGTTAATAAAAATAAACTTAGAGAATTATATAAAAATGATGTAGGAAAACTTTCTTTTAGTGTATCAAGAGTAGAAAAGTATGCATCGTGTCCATTTTCATATTTTATACAATATGGTTTAAAAGCAAAGAATAGAAAATTATATGAGTTTACCCCACCAGACATTGGCTCATTAGTACATGATATATTAGATAGATTTACGAAGAGAATAAAGAGTGAAGGGATATTATGGTCAGAACTTGATAATACTAAATGTAAGAATTATGTTGATTCATTGATTCAAGAAAGACTTGATCAAAATAATAATTCTATTTTATTGAGTTCTAAAAGGTATAAACATTTTGCTAAAAGAATTACAAATGTAATTTCAAAATCAATTTTAGTATTATCAAAACAGATATCTAATGGACAATTTGAAGTTTTTAAAACAGAATATCCATTTACAGATAAATCTCTAGAACTTAATGATAATGAAAAAGTATATTTTGAAGGTAGAATAGATAGAATTGATACTTTGGATTTAGATGGAAATGTTTATATAAGAATAATAGATTATAAAACAGGGAATAAAAAATTTGATTTAAATGAATTATATTATGGCATTCAGATTCAGCTTCTTGTATATCTTGATATTCTTTTAAAGAATTCAGAAAAAATATTAAATTCTCAGGCAAGGCCAGGAGCAGTATTATATTTTAAAGTAGATGATCCTATTATACAAACTAATTCAACAATATCAAAAGAAGAGGCTGAACGTAAAATATTAGAAAAATTGAAATTAAAGGGGCTTCTCATAAAAGATATAAAGGTTATTAAAGCGATGGATAAAGATATAGGAACTTCATCTCTTATAATTCCGGCTTCTATAAAAAAGGATGATAGCTTTTATGCTAAAAGTAGTGTAATTACCGAAGATGATTTTGACATATTAAGAAATTATGTAAATAAGAAAATGAAAGATTTATGTGAAGAAATGCTTAGTGGTAAGATAAGCATTAATCCTATAAAGAATTGTAATATAACATATTGCAGCTATTGTGAATATGCAGCTATATGTCAGTTTGATACTAATATTTCTGGCAATAAATATAATGCTATAAAAGCAAGGTCTAAAAAGGAAGTTTGGCAAGATATAAAAGATAAATTAGAAAAGGAAAAAAAGTAG